A single region of the Montipora foliosa isolate CH-2021 unplaced genomic scaffold, ASM3666993v2 scaffold_284, whole genome shotgun sequence genome encodes:
- the LOC137986712 gene encoding monocarboxylate transporter 10-like isoform X1 yields MENLVVSTWVGSLAFGMTFLCGPIASSLCQRYSCRLVASVGSLIGVLGLLLTSFTESIYVIYLTYSVLWGFASSMNYAPTMLVLGEYFDKHLALANGIVTSGSGIGTLAMGPFYDFILSNMGWKTMLRILCGFSFVMLLSALMYRPLPAKYKRASRKHEKRPKLFDPSVWRMKSFVFWVVSMSLFFIGYFIPFIHLPNHAMNLGIPSSEASLLVGYLSISSTVSRFVFGIVLYHPKINRFYVLQISFMMMSVTCTLCPLALDYTGLIIYALSFGAFDGCFVLLIAITTSDIVGPEKLPSALGSLYGVNSISIIFGPPLAAFIFKVSGSYKNAFFVAGGAIALGTFTLSFVSFFMPYEETEDVKTDKEFSGEDSTAEKDSADNLRNSGNRSVLYDTSNFALRPSLSCLELNRLGDVCGSRCVLDKLERETDV; encoded by the exons ATGGAAAATTTGGTAGTATCAA CTTGGGTAGGCTCTCTCGCGTTTGGCATGACCTTCCTCTGCGGCCCCATAGCGAGCAGCTTGTGTCAAAGATATAGTTGTCGTTTGGTAGCATCTGTTGGAAGTCTTATCGGAGTTCTTGGTCTATTACTGACGTCATTTACTGAGAGCATCTATGTCATTTACCTGACATACAGTGTCCTTTGGGGCTTTGCGTCGAGCATGAACTATGCACCAACAATGCTTGTGTTGG gtGAATATTTTGACAAGCATCTCGCTCTCGCCAACGGTATAGTGACTTCAGGAAGTGGTATCGGCACACTGGCAATGGGGCCCTTTTATGACTTCATCTTGTCAAACATGGGCTGGAAAACGATGCTTCGCATTCTTTGTGGTTTCTCCTTCGTCATGTTGTTGAGCGCGTTAATGTACCGTCCTCTCCCGGCAAAGTACAAACGTGCTAGTAGAAAACACGAGAAGCGACCCAAGCTCTTTGATCCGTCCGTGTGGAGGATGAAGTCGTTTGTATTCTGGGTGGTATCCATGTCTCTGTTCTTCATTGGTTACTTTATTCCTTTCATTCATCTG CCGAATCACGCAATGAACCTTGGCATTCCTAGTTCCGAGGCTTCTCTTCTAGTTGGTTACCTTTCAATTTCTTCCACTGTGTCACGTTTTGTCTTCGGTATTGTGCTTTATCATCCAAAGATAAATCGTTTCTATGTTTTGCAG ATATCTTTTATGATGATGTCCGTTACTTGTACGTTATGTCCGCTGGCTTTGGATTACACAGGGCTCATAATATATGCTCTTAGTTTTGGTGCATTTGATGGGTGCTTTGTTCTGCTTATTGCTATCACCACAAGCGACATCGTTGGACCGGAAAAGCTGCCGTCAGCTTTAGGAAGCTTGTATGGGGTTAATTCCATTTCTATAATATTTGGACCACCGCTGGCAG CCTTCATTTTCAAAGTATCCGGTTCATATAAAAACGCCTTCTTCGTGGCTGGTGGTGCCATAGCACTTGGAACTTTTactctttcctttgtttcgtttttcatGCCTTACGAGGAAACAGAAGACGTTAAAACAGACAAAGAATTTTCGGGAGAAGACAGTACAGCGGAAAAAGACTCAGCGGATAATCTAAGAAATTCTGGTAATAGGAGTGTTCTTTATGACACAAGTAATTTCGCCTTACGGCCCTCGTTATCTTGTCTCGAATTAAACAGATTGGGGGATGTTTGTGGATCTCGCTGTGTACTCGATAAGCTTGAAAGAGAAACGGACGTCTGA
- the LOC137986712 gene encoding monocarboxylate transporter 10-like isoform X2, which produces MTFLCGPIASSLCQRYSCRLVASVGSLIGVLGLLLTSFTESIYVIYLTYSVLWGFASSMNYAPTMLVLGEYFDKHLALANGIVTSGSGIGTLAMGPFYDFILSNMGWKTMLRILCGFSFVMLLSALMYRPLPAKYKRASRKHEKRPKLFDPSVWRMKSFVFWVVSMSLFFIGYFIPFIHLPNHAMNLGIPSSEASLLVGYLSISSTVSRFVFGIVLYHPKINRFYVLQISFMMMSVTCTLCPLALDYTGLIIYALSFGAFDGCFVLLIAITTSDIVGPEKLPSALGSLYGVNSISIIFGPPLAAFIFKVSGSYKNAFFVAGGAIALGTFTLSFVSFFMPYEETEDVKTDKEFSGEDSTAEKDSADNLRNSGNRSVLYDTSNFALRPSLSCLELNRLGDVCGSRCVLDKLERETDV; this is translated from the exons ATGACCTTCCTCTGCGGCCCCATAGCGAGCAGCTTGTGTCAAAGATATAGTTGTCGTTTGGTAGCATCTGTTGGAAGTCTTATCGGAGTTCTTGGTCTATTACTGACGTCATTTACTGAGAGCATCTATGTCATTTACCTGACATACAGTGTCCTTTGGGGCTTTGCGTCGAGCATGAACTATGCACCAACAATGCTTGTGTTGG gtGAATATTTTGACAAGCATCTCGCTCTCGCCAACGGTATAGTGACTTCAGGAAGTGGTATCGGCACACTGGCAATGGGGCCCTTTTATGACTTCATCTTGTCAAACATGGGCTGGAAAACGATGCTTCGCATTCTTTGTGGTTTCTCCTTCGTCATGTTGTTGAGCGCGTTAATGTACCGTCCTCTCCCGGCAAAGTACAAACGTGCTAGTAGAAAACACGAGAAGCGACCCAAGCTCTTTGATCCGTCCGTGTGGAGGATGAAGTCGTTTGTATTCTGGGTGGTATCCATGTCTCTGTTCTTCATTGGTTACTTTATTCCTTTCATTCATCTG CCGAATCACGCAATGAACCTTGGCATTCCTAGTTCCGAGGCTTCTCTTCTAGTTGGTTACCTTTCAATTTCTTCCACTGTGTCACGTTTTGTCTTCGGTATTGTGCTTTATCATCCAAAGATAAATCGTTTCTATGTTTTGCAG ATATCTTTTATGATGATGTCCGTTACTTGTACGTTATGTCCGCTGGCTTTGGATTACACAGGGCTCATAATATATGCTCTTAGTTTTGGTGCATTTGATGGGTGCTTTGTTCTGCTTATTGCTATCACCACAAGCGACATCGTTGGACCGGAAAAGCTGCCGTCAGCTTTAGGAAGCTTGTATGGGGTTAATTCCATTTCTATAATATTTGGACCACCGCTGGCAG CCTTCATTTTCAAAGTATCCGGTTCATATAAAAACGCCTTCTTCGTGGCTGGTGGTGCCATAGCACTTGGAACTTTTactctttcctttgtttcgtttttcatGCCTTACGAGGAAACAGAAGACGTTAAAACAGACAAAGAATTTTCGGGAGAAGACAGTACAGCGGAAAAAGACTCAGCGGATAATCTAAGAAATTCTGGTAATAGGAGTGTTCTTTATGACACAAGTAATTTCGCCTTACGGCCCTCGTTATCTTGTCTCGAATTAAACAGATTGGGGGATGTTTGTGGATCTCGCTGTGTACTCGATAAGCTTGAAAGAGAAACGGACGTCTGA